Proteins encoded by one window of Streptomyces clavuligerus:
- a CDS encoding sensor histidine kinase — protein MSPEPTAPPRRRRIGWPQRVFSQVLLMQLAIATGVTVLATGFFLAPLSAQLDDQAMRRALAIAQTAASPQVADGLATTRPTATGPVQTEAERIRRTTGAEYVVIMDMTGVRWSHTSPEQIGRLVSTDPSAALAGREVMEIDDGTLGRSARGKVPLRDDAGRIIGAVSVGIEYDSVRDRLFSAIPGMLLYAGGALAAGAIAAYLISRRLQRQTHDLAFSDISALLAEREAMLHGIREGVVALDATGRIRLMNDEAQRLLGLESDGRGLPLDEVLGAGRTADVLAGRVTGEDLLAVRGHRVLITNRMPTDDGGAVATLRDRTELERLGRELDSTRGLIDALRAQDHEHANRMHTLLGLLELEMHDEAVSFVTEVVGVHRATAEQVTEKIHDPLLASLLVGKATVAAERGVSLRIAPGTLLPDRVVDPRGLVTVLGNLVDNAMDAAAGSAEPGIEVELSSEGRTAVLRVADTGPGVPPEQREQIFTEGWTTKELPAHGKRGLGLALVRRLAERQGGSALVREAEGGGAEFVVVLPEALAPEALTDGTPTDEGHEGSPDGTTAHEPKTATAAEAR, from the coding sequence ATGAGCCCGGAACCGACCGCACCGCCCCGCCGTCGGCGGATCGGCTGGCCCCAGCGGGTCTTCTCCCAGGTCCTGCTGATGCAGCTCGCCATCGCCACCGGTGTGACCGTGCTGGCCACCGGCTTCTTCCTGGCGCCGCTCTCCGCGCAACTCGACGACCAGGCCATGCGCAGGGCCCTGGCCATCGCCCAGACCGCCGCCTCCCCCCAGGTCGCCGACGGGCTCGCCACCACCCGGCCCACCGCCACCGGCCCGGTCCAGACGGAGGCCGAGCGGATTCGCCGGACCACCGGCGCCGAATATGTCGTGATCATGGACATGACCGGGGTGCGCTGGTCCCACACCTCCCCCGAGCAGATCGGACGGCTGGTCTCCACCGACCCCAGCGCCGCCCTCGCGGGCCGGGAGGTCATGGAGATCGACGACGGCACCCTGGGCCGCTCCGCCCGGGGCAAGGTCCCGCTCCGGGACGACGCGGGACGGATCATCGGCGCGGTCTCCGTCGGCATCGAGTACGACAGCGTCCGGGACCGTCTGTTCTCCGCCATCCCCGGGATGCTCCTGTACGCGGGCGGCGCGCTGGCCGCCGGGGCGATCGCCGCCTATCTGATCTCCCGCCGGCTCCAGCGCCAAACCCATGACCTGGCCTTCTCCGATATCTCCGCCCTGCTGGCGGAGCGCGAGGCCATGCTGCACGGCATCCGTGAAGGTGTCGTGGCGCTCGACGCGACCGGCCGGATCCGGCTGATGAACGACGAGGCCCAGCGCCTCCTGGGACTGGAGTCCGACGGCCGCGGACTGCCCCTCGACGAGGTGCTGGGCGCGGGCCGCACCGCCGATGTCCTGGCGGGCCGGGTCACCGGCGAGGACCTGCTCGCCGTGCGCGGCCACCGGGTGCTGATCACCAACCGGATGCCGACCGACGACGGCGGCGCCGTCGCCACCCTGCGCGACCGCACCGAACTGGAACGGCTCGGCCGGGAGCTGGACTCCACCCGCGGGCTCATCGACGCCCTGCGCGCCCAGGACCACGAGCACGCCAACCGGATGCACACCCTGCTCGGCCTGCTGGAGCTGGAGATGCACGACGAGGCGGTCTCCTTCGTCACCGAGGTGGTCGGGGTGCACCGGGCCACCGCCGAACAGGTCACCGAGAAGATCCACGACCCGCTGCTGGCCTCCCTGCTCGTCGGCAAGGCGACGGTGGCCGCCGAGCGCGGTGTCTCACTGCGGATCGCGCCGGGCACCCTGCTCCCCGACCGGGTCGTGGACCCGCGCGGGCTGGTCACGGTCCTGGGCAACCTCGTCGACAACGCGATGGACGCGGCGGCCGGATCGGCGGAGCCGGGGATCGAGGTCGAGCTGTCGTCCGAGGGCCGCACGGCGGTACTGCGGGTCGCCGACACCGGCCCCGGGGTCCCGCCGGAGCAGCGCGAGCAGATCTTCACCGAGGGCTGGACCACCAAGGAGCTGCCCGCGCACGGCAAGCGCGGGCTGGGCCTCGCCCTGGTGCGCAGACTCGCCGAGCGGCAGGGCGGCAGCGCCCTGGTGCGCGAGGCCGAGGGCGGCGGCGCCGAGTTCGTCGTGGTCCTGCCCGAGGCCCTGGCACCCGAGGCGCTGACGGACGGGACACCGACGGACGAGGGCCACGAGGGCTCCCCGGACGGCACGACGGCCCATGAGCCGAAGACCGCGACCGCGGCGGAGGCACGATGA
- a CDS encoding DUF7342 family protein: MIDVLVVDDDIRVAGINAAYVAKVPGFRVSAEAHSAAEALARIADSPADLVLMDHYLPDGNGLAVVRELRRLGHQTDVIMVTAARDVATVQAAMRHGALQYLVKPFNFAGLRTKLEAYAGLRRTLGGGGEAEQAEVDRIFGALSAGAAAPDLPKGHSPTTAEVVRQVLLTAEGPLSTQLIAERAGVSRQTAQRYLKLLERTGRVRLSLKYGETGRPEHRYLWSARP, translated from the coding sequence ATGATCGACGTCCTGGTGGTCGACGACGACATCAGGGTCGCGGGGATCAACGCCGCCTATGTCGCCAAGGTGCCCGGCTTCCGGGTCAGCGCCGAGGCCCACTCGGCCGCCGAGGCACTGGCCCGGATCGCCGACTCCCCCGCCGACCTCGTCCTCATGGACCACTATCTGCCGGACGGCAACGGCCTGGCGGTCGTCCGCGAGCTGCGCAGACTCGGCCACCAGACCGACGTGATCATGGTGACGGCCGCCCGTGACGTGGCCACCGTGCAGGCGGCCATGCGCCACGGCGCCCTCCAGTACCTGGTGAAGCCGTTCAACTTCGCCGGACTGCGGACCAAGCTGGAGGCGTACGCGGGGCTGCGCCGCACCCTCGGCGGCGGGGGCGAGGCCGAACAGGCCGAGGTGGACCGGATCTTCGGGGCCCTCTCGGCCGGGGCCGCCGCCCCGGACCTGCCCAAGGGCCACTCCCCGACCACCGCCGAAGTGGTCCGCCAGGTGCTGCTGACGGCCGAGGGCCCGCTCTCCACACAGCTCATCGCGGAGCGCGCGGGGGTCAGCCGGCAGACCGCGCAGCGCTATCTCAAGCTGCTGGAACGGACGGGCCGGGTGCGGCTCAGCCTCAAGTACGGCGAGACGGGCCGCCCCGAGCACCGCTACCTCTGGTCGGCCCGGCCCTGA